The sequence below is a genomic window from Dictyostelium discoideum AX4 chromosome 5 chromosome, whole genome shotgun sequence.
aataaaaataaatataattttcatattataaataaaaaaaataaaataaaaaataaaaaatggaaccaattttaaattcaaatgaagGTAAACAAGTTTGGTATATTACAGGTAAGTgttaaatctttttattttaatcataattttttttttttttttattttcttttttacttATTGATTCcaaatctttctttttttttttttttttttttttttttttttttttggtattgattaaataaatcaaaggTTGTACAAGTGGAACTGGTTTATCTTTAGCCAAAAAATTGTTATCATTAGGACATAGTGTTGCTGGTACTACAagagatattaataaattaaaacaattgagtatttttaatgataaatcatttttgGGATTACAAGTTGATATTGTTTCCAGTAAATCAGTTagagaatcaattgaaaaaactaTTGAGCATTTTGGTGAATTAACCCATGTAATCAATAATGCAGGATATGGAATTGTAGGCTCCGTTGAAGAAGTATCAGAAGAAGAAGACAAGAAATTAATGGATGCCCTTTACTTTGGTaggtttcaaaaaaaaaaatccattgtcaaaaaaaaaaaaaaaaaaaaaaaaaagtattaattttttaattttttatattaatatatatataggtCCTTTAAATGTTATTCGTTCAGTTTTACCTTATTTCAGATCAAGAAACAATGGTTACATTTTTAATGTAAGTTCAATTGCTGGTATTAAAGGCTATCCAAGATTTGGTAATTATAGTGGTGCTAAATTCGCATTGGTTGGTTTAACTGAATCATTAGCACAAGATGTTTTaccatttaatattaaagtttCATGTATTGTACTTGGTTATATTGCTACCGGTTTCCAAAGTGCAAATGattattgtaaaaatttaattccaGAATATCAAAGTCGTCAAATATTTGGTTCAATAATGAAACATATTGAAGAAACTGTAACTGCTGGTGACCCTGATAAAGTTGCTGATGTTATCATTGAAAACTCTACCAAATCTGAATTACCATATAATCTTTTCGTTGGTCCACTAAGTACTTTTGAAATGGCTGAATCTAAAGTCAATGAAATTactcaacaaattcaatctcaaagagaaagaaattcaaatattttaattgaaaaataaactattattattatccattataaactttttttttttttatttttatttttttatattcggaatttgattaattaattaaatggttggaaattattattgtaatattaagaagagattttaaaaaatattaaaaataaaaaataatatatattttttttaaaaaaggtttttatttatttatttatataaaaatagttttttttttttttgttatttttttttttatttttttttttgttgtttttttttttttttgtttagataatatattttgataaatcagttttgaataataattcacTTAAATGTTTTCTAATGTCGGGAGTATCTAAAACAACTGTTTTACCTTTATGAATATCACAATTAAAACTTATATCCTCTACGATACGTTCAATGATACCATGTAATCTTCTAGCGCCAAGATTTTGAACTTGAGCATTTGCTTCAAAAGCGATTTTTGCAACTTCTAACAATGCATCATCAGTGAATTCCAATTGAATATCTTCAGTTTTAAGTAAtgctttttgttgttgaatttgattattcTTTGGTTCAGTTAAGATCTTATAGAAATCCTTTTGTTCCAATGGTTTAAGTTCAACACGAATTGGTAAACGACCTTGTAATTCACTAATGAGATCTGATGGTTTAGTATTATGGAAAGCACCTGAAGCAATGAATAAGATTCTACTGGTATCTATTTGACCATACTTTGTGCTAACCATACAACCTTCAACGATTGGAAGAAGATCTCTTTGAACGCCATCGGTTGAAGCGTCACCACCATTCTTTATACTTTCACGAGATGTACAAATCTTATCGATTTCATCCAAAAATACAATACCATTTTGTTCGGCCGATTGAATTGCCAATTTGGTTACATCTTGAGAGACAGTGTAGAGGTCTCTATATTGTTTTTCAAAGATTTCTTTTGCCTCTGCAATGgttacttttttaatttttgatggTTGTTTATCGATAGCAGAGAGTAGTTTAGCGATATTTTCATCATAAGCTTGACCCAAGGATCCCTTTGAATCGGATGATACTTCAATTTCAATCTCTACGGAATCCAATTGACCTTCTCtatatttctttaataattcttcGATTGTGATTGCACTTAGATCATTTTGTAAACCAATTAAAGAGGAGATAACATTCTTTTCAACATCGGCTTCAATCGATGCTTTATGTGAGTTTGCAATCTTggttttaatattactaatACTTGCTTCGATGAGATCACGAATGATTGTATCAACGTCTGGACCATGAAAACCAACCTCTGTATATTTGGTTGCTTCAACCTTTACAAAGGGCGCATTGATAATCTTTGCTAAACGACGTGCCAACTCTGTCTTACCAACACCAGTTGGACCAATCATTAAGATATTCTTTGGATAAACATCTGGTTTCATTGATGCATCTAAACGCTTTCTTCTCCAACGATTACGTAACGCAATTGAAATGGCTCTCTTTGCATCGGATTGACCAATTACATATTCATCCAAACCACTAACTATATCTCttggtaataaattatctTCTCCAATCATATCCTCTGTGAAATTATACTTTGGTGCTACATGTTGTTgatgctgctgttgttgtttggCGTGATCTTTATTaagtttattaaaatgtGATACCAAATGATTAATCGCTTTATCCATGCTACCTCCGTTTTTTGTATCTGataatttcaaaagtttgttaaataaaattggatcctctttaaaaatcttttctaaattttcTTCAAGAATAGAGAGATTATATTTACCTTTACTTTGCATTGGTATTATAACCaaaccatttttaatatcacttaaatctgaaaaatcaaatttatttgtaacttttgataataatggtgatgttgttgttgttttagtTGTCGCTGTTTCagtttcaattggttttgattcgagtggtggtgttgttgttgttttagttgttgctgtttctgtttcaattggttttgattCGAGTGGTGATGTTGTTTCTTTTGATTGCGAtggtttttgtttattttttgaacCCTTTGGTCTACCTCTTTTAGGTTTTTCTGTTGTTATATCTATTTCATTTGTACCTTCTGAAGCCTTTGTTGCTAcagtttctttttctaaatctttttcaattttcttATAAATATGATCTAATTTTAAAGGATTtgaatcatcattttcaatatcatctttatctttaCCATTTGTAATTGAACAATATCctctattaaattttaaaattgataattgtggttgttgtgttTGTTGGGATAATCTAAAAGTTAAAGATGATTTTGCTAatttaaatagattttttgaATGAATCATTTTTATCTATCTATATATATCCTCCCTTTacccaataataatatatataaatatttatatgaataattaaaagttttttttttaaaaaaaaaaaaaataaaataaaataaaataaaaaaaaaaaaataaaaaaaaataaaatatattattgaaaaaaaaaaaaaaaaaaaaaaaaaattaaaaaaaaaataaaaaaaaaaaaaaaaaaaaagaagaaaaaaaaaaaaaattaattaaaattaaataaaatggaaaaaaatcgttttttattttattctttttccCTTTATTATGCATTTTGGAACAacttaaatttatttttttaaaaaaaaaaaaataataaaaataaaaatgaatttcgGTTAAATTTTAGTAAACACGTTTcgtttaaaatattaattgtgaATATCGATTTATGTGggccattctttttttttttttaattttcattttcattttcatttttttcatttttttttttttttattttttttatttttttttattttttttttaatctaaacaaaataaataataaaaatgaatttttataaattattatcaaacaATTGTGTTAGATCATTAAcgaaatcaattaataataaaccaataataaatccaaaatttattacaagcaatacttttattaaaagatcatattttacaaaatcaccaaataatttatattcaaataaCTATGATAATTATGAaactataaataaacaacaacaacatcaacatcaacatcaacaacttGAATTTCCAGaacaaagaaataataatagtaataataaaaaagaagaaattacagcagaatcatttgaatcaaaaccattaattgttgaattagATAGTAAAAACTTTAGTGAagttataaaatcaaaagtaccaataattttaaatgtatATGTTAATCATGGTACAGTGTCACCTGCATTAACTGAAGCATTAAAAGCATATGCTCAAGAATATCCtggttgttttttattaGCAAATGTAAgtgttatatatatatatatatatatatatataaatatatataatatatatgtattatataaaataatttctaatttctttttataatatGATAGTTAGATGTTGATAAGAATTTAGAAATAGCAAACGCATTGAAAGTTGAACAATTACCAACTTTATTTACATTAAATAAAGGTCAAGTGCTTCAACAATTTGTTGGATTGCCAGATCATGAAACATTGGATAAATTGGTTAATggattattgaaattatcaGGTGGattaattggtaataaatcaattgaacaaTTACAAACCATTGCTGAATTATtcataaaatcaaatgaaatcgAAAAGGCTATTGAAATCTATGAGAATctattatcaaatgatacAACTCAATTACTTAGAACTCTACTAGGCTTCATTCAATGTTACACAAATTTGAATGAACCTGATCAagttgaaaaatatttatcaattattaaagagaAATTCCCAAATGAATTAGATcataaaattattcaatcatctaaaagaattttacaattaaagaaacaaGTCTCTCAAACTGTTGATAGTCTATATAAAACTCATAATCTTACTTTAGAACAAATCgaagataaattaaataatgatccaacaaatttagatttaaaatatgatttatccttattatattatcaaattggtgaatatgaaaaatcaattaatcaattattagagattttaaaaattaataaaaaatttacacCAAAAAATGATGATCAATCAAATACAGATTCtgctaaaaatttaattgttaaaatatttgaatcttTAGATTCACAAGATCCATTAGTTATAAAATCaagaaaacaattaaataatatttggtTCTCTTAATtcgaaaaaataataataaaaaaaaaaaaacaaaaaaaaaatagaatttgaaattaaattttcaaaaatttaatttatataaaattaatttggttaaattattattttttattttaaatttatgtttgaaaaaaaaaaaaaaaaaaaaataataaaaaaaaaaaaaaagattataacttttaaatttaggaATAAGTATAAAATGAAAAGGAATTTCCATTACTAATACATAATGATGGAAagaatgtattattattaatattgttagTATTACTTGTTTCACTTTgttgatttgaaaaataatcaataaattGTAAAGTTGATAAAGATGAGAAATGaccaattgttttaattaaactaGCAGTTGTTGTATTCCAAATTCTTATgaaaccatcatcaccacagGCTGATAGATATTGTTGATCAGGTGATATTGAAATACCCATTCTTTTTGAAGTAccactatttttattatgtaAATATTGagttacaattttatttactcTTCTATCCAATTTACTAATTTCACCATTTATTGaaccaataattaaataattatcatcaaccaatgatttaatgaatgatattgaattattatgtggatttaattttttattaataatattaattccaatattattattattattattattattattagtatttgaatttgagattgaattgtttttaaatctaatatCTAAAGTTCTAACAATACCATCTCTTGAACcgttaaataataaattaccgTTACTGTTAAAATCTTGAATGAATATATCACTTTTTGAGAGGAATTTATTTAgtaatttttgattatttaaatcatagAGATAACAAATtccattaccaccaattgaaattaaatgttCATTTTGTGGATTCCATTCTGAACACCAAACACTTGTTTCATTTAACATTAAATTTCTTAAACATTGTGCATTGGCAGGTTGAGAATTAATTGAGTAAATCCAAACTGATCCATCTTTATTACCATCACCTAATGTACAAATTGATACGATTGATGGGTACTTTAAATTAGTACGAATTGAACTAACTTCACTATCCATTGAAAATGAACTTGAAATTCCATTTTCAAtctttatttcaaaattataatttaaatcttgatttctattaaataaattatcattattatcatttttattgtttttattattataacaatTAATCCAATCTATTGTTATAAATGATCTACTTGATGATATTATACCTTTagttataatttcattattattgttactaatactactactactactactatcaccaaatattgataaacatgttgatgatgttggttttgaaattgttttaaattctgaaaaataattaccaaTCATAATATCCTTTATATGATAATCCAATCCAATcctttttatattttgtgtTAATTCACGTTCTATTAAAAGGTTTgaaagatttttaaatttaatagttgaattatttgtagtttgtttaattttaattggtaattcttcttcttctttttcttttttctttttctctaaTAACATTTGTTGTAATTCTTTAGTTAATTTAAAGTATCTATTCTTATCAACATCAAAATAATATCCTggaatttctttatttacattttgtgttgtattattattattattatttgttgttgtagatgtagtggtggttgttgttgttgttgttgttgttgttgttgtagatgaattattattatttgaagggGGTGAATTTGCATTACTAAGGGGTTGTGGAGGACTTAGcattaataatggtggtgttttccttccattattattattattattgttattattattgtctatatttaatttatttgaagatATTAAAGGTGGGGTTTCAATAaatctatttaattttggttttttatctttactttttttggttatattgttattattattattattagaatgaGATTGTGGAGGTGAAGTGgcagttttatttatttttttgctTGTTATTTtggttaatttttcattatttccaTCTTGTTGTTGcccttcttctttttcttcttttgtgAATTTATTGGATTTATTGTTTCTACtattttggttattattatttattttattactttttttcatttgctTTTGTTTTGAATTATGACGACAtgccaaaataaaatttcataaaATCCCCCCctgattttttgaaaattttttcattttttttattatttttaattttttataaataaaaaaaaaaaatgaagttaattttttttttttttttttttttttttttttttttttttttttttttttcaattgttgattAATCAAGAAACTGTATCacttaaataaatatttatatatatatatataatatatatatattatttatttatttaattggtgtGTAAATATGacaaataatagtggtaattCCATTAAAACAAGACCTAAAAATATAGATGGTGATGCAGAAGATTCAACACGTTCAGAAAAGAAACCAGTTGTTTATGTTGAAGATCCACCAACCCCACCAAGATGGCTTTCTTATGAAttcatattttattatataataattgttattGGTTATATTGTTGTACTTAAAATGTTATTAACAAGATCAAAtggtaattataataataaatactatttctttaattttatttttatggtactaatcaaattaatttcaataaaataataataatatacatacatataaatatatatagaaTATAATGATggattaaaagaaaataaaggtATTGTTGAAGGTTGGTTTTTAGGTAGAAAACAAGATTTATCAGATACACAATATAAGATATATAGACAAAATTTCCCATTActttcaattggtttatcaATTTTCTTATTCGTTAGTGCTTCTATTCGTAAAAACTTTCCAGTTTGTatctttatataataataataattataattataataattataattataataattataataaatatagattattaatttttaaatttttaaatttttttttttaattaaaaaaaaaataggataAACCATTTgttagaattttattttataatattatatcattaggatttttaatatttgtacaTGGATCATCAACAATTATTGTATTAGGTATtgcaattattaattttagtatTAGTAGAATTTTTGAAAGATCAAAGATGTTACCAGCAGTTACATggattttcaatttaattatattatggACATGTTACATTTATGAAGGATATTCATTCAAAAGTTTATCAGGATTATTGGGTGATGAAACTTGTGTTTGGTTAGATAGTCATAAAGGATTCCTAAGTTGGGAGACATATTTCAAAGTTAGTATGTTAAGATTCATTAGTTATAACAATGATTATTATTGGGCAAAATCAAAGAGACCAGTGGTCGACCTTAAGGGAAAGAGCGCCTATTTCATAGCACAAGAACGTCATCAACCAATGGAACATTACTCATTCTCACATTTCCTTGCATACATTTTCTATATACCATTGTATATTGCAGGACCAATCACAACATTCAATGCATTCACAGCACAAGTTTATAACCCACAAAAGACCTACTCTTTCGGTGATTTGGTTAAAGCAAGTATAAAGATACTTTTGGTGTTTTTGGGACTTGAGATCTGCCTacactattgttattatcattCATTCGATAAGAGTGATGTATGGATGACATTCACCGGTGCAGAGGTTGCATTGACCGGTTACTTGGTATTGAATTTCATGTATGTAAAATTCTTAATCATTTGGAGAACCTTTAGATTGTTTGCCTTGTTTGATGGTATCGATACACCAGAGAATATGAACCGTTGTGTCAATAATAACTATACATTCACTGGCTTTTGGAGATCTTGGCATGGCGCTTTCAACAAATGGACCATTCGTTATCTTTACATTCCATTGGGTGGAAAGAAAACTCAATTCGTCTCAATTTGGATcatctttttcttcattGGATTATGGCATGACCTTTGGTTAAGTTGGATTGCTTGGGCCCTCTTAAATTGTGTTTTCTTctcaattgaaattggtatCATGTTTTATTTCTATCATCCAAAACGTTTACCACTCCGTCGTAAATGGTATTGGAGATTCATGGTTGCCATTGCTGGTActttcaatatctttttattaatggTTGCAAATTTGGCTATCCTCCATGGTTTcgaaaattcaattatctTTATTCACAATGCTTTCTTTGTACCTGGTGGTCCAACCGCTTTCATTTTAGCTTATTCTTGGTTATTCTGTGGTATTATGGTAATGATTGAACTACGTGAATCTGAAAAACgttcaaaagaaattaaaccattttaattaataaataaataaataaataaataaaataaataaaaaaaataaaaaaattaaaaaaattaaaaatttagatttaaggtttttgatttttgattttagattttatattttatttattttaatattttttttttaattgggtAATCATAACTTTCCTTttcttatttaaattattatttccccAAAATGTTTCTTcttctgttgttgttgttgttggtgttgatgatgttgatgttgtatttgttggtTTGGTTTTTAAAAAGTCATTGCTATTATTCTTCTTTTCATTTACACTTGTActaccaaaattaaaactaaatttaGTTGGTTGAGATGAT
It includes:
- a CDS encoding short-chain dehydrogenase/reductase family protein (Similar to SDR), with product MEPILNSNEGKQVWYITGCTSGTGLSLAKKLLSLGHSVAGTTRDINKLKQLSIFNDKSFLGLQVDIVSSKSVRESIEKTIEHFGELTHVINNAGYGIVGSVEEVSEEEDKKLMDALYFGPLNVIRSVLPYFRSRNNGYIFNVSSIAGIKGYPRFGNYSGAKFALVGLTESLAQDVLPFNIKVSCIVLGYIATGFQSANDYCKNLIPEYQSRQIFGSIMKHIEETVTAGDPDKVADVIIENSTKSELPYNLFVGPLSTFEMAESKVNEITQQIQSQRERNSNILIEK
- a CDS encoding membrane bound O-acyl transferase family protein, whose protein sequence is MTNNSGNSIKTRPKNIDGDAEDSTRSEKKPVVYVEDPPTPPRWLSYEFIFYYIIIVIGYIVVLKMLLTRSNEYNDGLKENKGIVEGWFLGRKQDLSDTQYKIYRQNFPLLSIGLSIFLFVSASIRKNFPDKPFVRILFYNIISLGFLIFVHGSSTIIVLGIAIINFSISRIFERSKMLPAVTWIFNLIILWTCYIYEGYSFKSLSGLLGDETCVWLDSHKGFLSWETYFKVSMLRFISYNNDYYWAKSKRPVVDLKGKSAYFIAQERHQPMEHYSFSHFLAYIFYIPLYIAGPITTFNAFTAQVYNPQKTYSFGDLVKASIKILLVFLGLEICLHYCYYHSFDKSDVWMTFTGAEVALTGYLVLNFMYVKFLIIWRTFRLFALFDGIDTPENMNRCVNNNYTFTGFWRSWHGAFNKWTIRYLYIPLGGKKTQFVSIWIIFFFIGLWHDLWLSWIAWALLNCVFFSIEIGIMFYFYHPKRLPLRRKWYWRFMVAIAGTFNIFLLMVANLAILHGFENSIIFIHNAFFVPGGPTAFILAYSWLFCGIMVMIELRESEKRSKEIKPF